A window of Yoonia sp. SS1-5 genomic DNA:
TTTTGTCGATTGAGGTCCAGAACATGCAGTACGACTATGATGATCAGAATATCTTTGCCAAGATTTTGCGCGGCGAAATTCCAAACACGACCGTATTCGAGAATGACCACGCGCTGGCATTCAATGATATCAATCCGCACGCGCCAGTGCATGTGCTGGTGATCCCCAAAGGCGCTTATGTCAGTCTGGATCATTTTGCCCGGGATGCCAGTGCGGCCGAACAGGTCGGGTTCCTGCAGGCGGTGGCAGAGGTCTGCCGGATCTGCGATGTCGAGGAAGGGTTTCGCGCGATCTCGAACACGCGCACGCATGGGGTGCAGGATGTGCCGCATTATCACATGCATATTATCGGGGGCAGGCAATTGGGCCGCATGCTGCCAAATTGAGCGCTGACGCGCACATGATTTTTTGGTCGTCCAGCCGCGGTTCGCAGGCTGGTCAGCCGCCTTTGGACGTCAGGGCCAGAAAGACATCTTCGAGATCGGCCTCGCGCGTTTTGACGTCCTGAATGGTGATATTGGCGCCGCGCAGCAGGTCGAGTACCGCATCCGCGCTGGTCTGCCCGCTTTGATAGGTAAAGCTAAGCGTGCCGTCATCATGCTTTTTGCCGGTGATTGCGGCGGGGAGGTCCGGCAACTGGCTGTCTTGCGCTGGCGTGATCACAAGCGTTTTGCTATCGAGCCGCCCGAGCAGATTTGCGGTACTGTCCCTGATGATCACTTCACCATGGTTGATGATGGCGATGTCGTCACACATCTCTTCGGCCTCTTCGAGATAGTGTGTTGTCAGGATGATGGTCATCCCTTCATCGTTCAGCCGTCGCACATTCTGCCACAGCAGATTGCGCAGCGCGATGTCCACCCCCGCAGTTGGTTCATCCAGCACCAGAATTTGCGGGGAATGCACCAGCGCCTTGCCCAAAAGCAGTCTGCGCCGCATCCCGCCCGATAGCGACCTTGCATAGGCGTTGGCCTTGTCTGTCAGGCCGATCAGCTCGAGAATTTCCGCCGTGCGCCGCTGTGACCGCGGGACCCCGTAAAGCCCCGCCTGTACGTCGAGCGATCCGGCTGGTGTGAAAAACGGGTCCAGATGTGGTTCCTGTGGCATGATCCCGATGGCGGCCCGGGATTGCCGTGGGTTCCTGTCCTGATCAAACCCCCAGATTTTCACCGACCCCGCCGATTTGACCACAAGCCCGGCCAGAATGTTGATAAGCGTCGACTTGCCCGCCCCGTTTGGCCCCAGCAGACCAAAGACCGATCCGCGCGGGATGTTCAGATCAATGCCTTTCAGCGCCTCTTTGGCCGCTGATTTGCCGGTGGCCGCATAGGTCTTTTTCAGGCCCGATATTTCTATCGCATTGTCTGTCATGCTGGTCTTTCTCTTGGTCGCGGGCTGCGGTATATCCGTGACCGATGTAGAGCGGGAACTGACCCGCGGCAACCAGACAGGTGACTTGATGACGACGCCTCCACCCGAGACCCGGATTGTGCAAGACTGGCGCGTGGCCTGTGATGGCGGCGAGGGTGCCCTGGGCCATCCGCGCGTCTGGCTGACAATTCCGCGAGAGACCGGTTTTGTCGAATGCCCCTATTGCGACGCGAAACTGGTCCATGAAGACATGGCTGACAAAGTCTGATCTGGCAGCCATCCTCGGAACATGGCACAACCTTCCCTGAACCGCGCAAGGGAGGCACCGGATGACCACAAAATTTGGCAAAGGCTGTCATCTGCACCTGATTGACGGGTCCGCCTTTATTTTCCGCGCCTATCACGCGCTGCCCCCGCTGACCCGCAAATCTGACGGGCTTCCGGTTGGGGCCGTCAGTGGTTTCGTCAACATGTTGCAACGCTATGTCGAGGGCAATACCGGCCCCGATGCTGCAACCCATGTTGCGGTGATTTTTGACAAGGGCAGCCACACGTTCCGCAACGATCTTTATGATCAGTACAAGGCCAATCGCGAGGCGATGCCCGAAGATTTGCGCCCGCAGATTCCGCTGACCCGGACGGCCACCAAGGCGTTCAACATCGCCTGCGAAGAGATCGAAGGGTTCGAGGCGGATGATATCATCGCAACCTTGTCCCATCAGGCCCGCGATGCCGGTGGGCGCGTGACCATCGTGTCCTCTGACAAGGACCTGATGCAGTTGGTCGGTGATGGGGTTGAAATGCTTGATCCCATGAAAAACAAGCGTATTGACCGCGACGGGGTGGCCGAAAAATTCGGTGTTGGCCCCGACCGTGTGGTTGATGTGCAAGCGCTAGCCGGGGATTCGGTGGATAACGTGCCAGGCGCCCCGGGGATCGGGATCAAGACCGCCGCGCTGCTGATCAATGAATATGGTGATCTGGAAAGTCTTCTGGATCGTGCGGGTGAGATTAAGCAGCCCAAGCGCCGCCAAACCCTGATTGATCACCGCGCCCAAATCGAATTGTCCAAGACCCTTGTGCAACTGGATTGCGCGATGGACCTTCCCTTTGGCTTGGATGATCTTGAGATACGCGATGCGGATCCTGACGTCTTGATGGGTTTTCTGGCCGAAATGGAGTTTCGCACGGTCACCAAACGGATCGCCGAAAAACTGGGTGTCGCGCCGCCGGTCATCGAAGCTGCACCGGTGGCCGAGGTCGCTGCCCCGGAAGCCGTGCCATTTGATCCCGAAAAATATGAATGTGTTGCTGATGCCGCTGCGTTGGATGTCTGGATCACCCGGATCAGGGAACGCGGCTATGTGGCGATAGACACAGAGACCACAGGCCTGAACGAGATGATTGCCGATCTGGTGGGCATCTCGCTTTGCGTCGAGCCGGGGCAGGCCTGCTATATCCCGTTGACGCATAAGGCCGCATCATCGGACGATCTGTTCGGGTCCGACGATATTGCGGCCGGTCAGATGGATTTCGAGACCTGTCTGGCGATGCTCAAGCCGGTTTTGCAGGATCCTGCGATCCTGAAAATCGGGCAGAACATGAAATATGATGCCAAGATTTTTGCCCGGCTTGATATCGCCGTCGCCCCAATTGATGACACGATGCTAATGTCCTACGCGATGAATGCGGGCCTGCATAATCACGGGATGGATACGCTGTCTGACC
This region includes:
- a CDS encoding HIT domain-containing protein, whose amino-acid sequence is MQYDYDDQNIFAKILRGEIPNTTVFENDHALAFNDINPHAPVHVLVIPKGAYVSLDHFARDASAAEQVGFLQAVAEVCRICDVEEGFRAISNTRTHGVQDVPHYHMHIIGGRQLGRMLPN
- a CDS encoding ABC transporter ATP-binding protein; protein product: MTDNAIEISGLKKTYAATGKSAAKEALKGIDLNIPRGSVFGLLGPNGAGKSTLINILAGLVVKSAGSVKIWGFDQDRNPRQSRAAIGIMPQEPHLDPFFTPAGSLDVQAGLYGVPRSQRRTAEILELIGLTDKANAYARSLSGGMRRRLLLGKALVHSPQILVLDEPTAGVDIALRNLLWQNVRRLNDEGMTIILTTHYLEEAEEMCDDIAIINHGEVIIRDSTANLLGRLDSKTLVITPAQDSQLPDLPAAITGKKHDDGTLSFTYQSGQTSADAVLDLLRGANITIQDVKTREADLEDVFLALTSKGG
- a CDS encoding zinc-finger domain-containing protein yields the protein MTTPPPETRIVQDWRVACDGGEGALGHPRVWLTIPRETGFVECPYCDAKLVHEDMADKV
- the polA gene encoding DNA polymerase I; the protein is MTTKFGKGCHLHLIDGSAFIFRAYHALPPLTRKSDGLPVGAVSGFVNMLQRYVEGNTGPDAATHVAVIFDKGSHTFRNDLYDQYKANREAMPEDLRPQIPLTRTATKAFNIACEEIEGFEADDIIATLSHQARDAGGRVTIVSSDKDLMQLVGDGVEMLDPMKNKRIDRDGVAEKFGVGPDRVVDVQALAGDSVDNVPGAPGIGIKTAALLINEYGDLESLLDRAGEIKQPKRRQTLIDHRAQIELSKTLVQLDCAMDLPFGLDDLEIRDADPDVLMGFLAEMEFRTVTKRIAEKLGVAPPVIEAAPVAEVAAPEAVPFDPEKYECVADAAALDVWITRIRERGYVAIDTETTGLNEMIADLVGISLCVEPGQACYIPLTHKAASSDDLFGSDDIAAGQMDFETCLAMLKPVLQDPAILKIGQNMKYDAKIFARLDIAVAPIDDTMLMSYAMNAGLHNHGMDTLSDRYLAHTPIPIKPLLGTGKSAITFDRVPIEKAVAYAAEDADITLRLWQQFKPQLHVKRVTTVYETLERPLVPVLAQMERHGIKVDRDTLSRMSNAFAQKMAGLEAELHEMAERPFNVQSPAQVGEIMFDQMGFEGGKKTKTGQWSTPADVLEDLATEHDFPARVLDYRQLQKLKSTYTDALQEHINAETGRVHTSYSIAGANTGRLASTDPNLQNIPIRTEEGRRIREAFVAEPGKVIVALDYSQIELRILAHIAGIDALKQAFLDGIDIHAMTASEMFDVPLDEMTPEVRRQAKAINFGVIYGISGFGLARNLRIPRGEAQGFIDRYFERFPGIRKYMDDTVGFAKEHGYVQTLFGRKINTPEINAKGPHAGFAKRAAINAPIQGTAADVIRRAMVRMPAAIDTLPAKMLLQVHDELIFEVEAAAVDDLIGIARDVMENASDPAVKLDVKLAVDAGQGANWAEAH